The DNA sequence GTAATCCAATTCTTTCCACTGTAACATTTCCTTGGAAGGCATAAGAAACAGCAGCTGCCTTGCCCCTGAGCCCAGATCAGAACAAAACTTCAAGATTTCTGGGCTCCTGAGTTatcccagagcagcctggatttgttttggctgcagctcccaagtCCTTTGTGGCCGTGTCAGgatgggaggaaaggaaaggtgttcACTTTGCCTCTGTTCCAAACACACCCCACCccaccagggcacagggacaggggaatTTTGGGACTGTGCTGTGTTCCCCAGAAGGGAGATGCAGGAAAACAGCTGGCCCATAAAAAAACGTGATAGCAGGAATGGCCTCATCAGCCCAGCAGGATGCTCAGGTGCAGTTATTGCAGATTTAAAGGTGGGAGTGGTTAAAGCATCCTCTCCTGAAGGAAGCAGCTGGGAATGGCACCACAAGCTAAATAAAGGACCATGGGAGCAAAGTGACACATTTCTACTGCCTTAGTTGTTTTCCCAAATGACTGGGTTTATGCCAAAGGTGGACAAGCAGCATTTTCTCATTTccctctcattttctttcttaggAAGAGTGGGAAAGCTGCTTCTTCCTCAAAGCTCCcttttaaattaagttttctggagttttgttttctgtaggaTTTCTATATCCCACAGAACTTGTGAGGAGGAGGCTTGGAAATGCACAAACATCTGTGCCGACCCCTATGGACACTCACAATCCCAGgccctttcccatcccaaaaaaatcccatttgagCCAGAGCTGGACCATCCTTCACCACAGAACCAACCACTGCTGCTgacaaattcccattttctgggtggaaagACCCCTGCTTCCCCCTCAAAGAAACCTCACAGATGGAAAGCCACATCTACCCGCTATCAGAGTCAAAATCCTTTCAAATGGTGAAGGCAACACACGTACAAAAAGAGGCTGCAGAGGTCAGATTgaaggttttgttctttttttctttttttattacaaaaaaaaaaaaaaccaaccaaaaaaaaaaaaaaaaccaaccaaactaTTCGGAAGAAGTCCAAATGCAACGGAATAAAACAGCTGGCACCATCTTAGATACCCAAGTGTAAAATCCCGGAACGTTTgaacccccccagccccagcaggagctgggagtgcCAGGGGTGGCTGGGAGGGACAGGTCAAGGTGGCCTCTCCCTTCCCATCTCCTTGCCCCCATCCTGGCTGGATGAGAGCCAGGACACAACAGTGGCATCAACGGTCTCTGTAAAACCATTCAGTCGGAGAAACTAAGAtcattatgaagaaaaaaaaaatatctaaaatttcttttttttgcttgtttttttttgtttgttttaaacctTTATCAAAAGCCCTGCTTTAGTGACATGCTAGCCCTGctggacaggtgacacagccaCGGCTCTGTCCGGAACGTTGTTGACCAGTCAACTCTTGGTTCAGGACACCTTCCTCCCGCTCTGAGCGCGTCACGGCCACCCGAGTCACAGTGACAAATGCTTCTGTGCAGGCTCCCCGCTCTGGGAACCCCCTCCTGCAAGCTCCACTCCATGCTGGAACAAATCTCATCCGAGTCTCCCTCCAAGCTCACCCTCAGTCCCACCTGGAGGCCTCCGACAGCATCCGCAAGAGCTCTGCCCGCTCCGGCTGGATGAGGAACGTCATctcttcaagaaaaaaacactttcatatagaattttttttttttttgctgtttttatatttaaatagaaaaatactaCTTCACTCTGTGTTATGAGCCAGAGATCTGTTGACTTCCAGTGACAGAACCAAGAGTTCTCCTCAATGCTCCTACGCTGAGCTCAATGCCAGAAGATTCCCAGAAACCTCAGAGTGGCCGGAGGGCGACGATGTCCCTGTCATGTCCCCACACAGGCAGGAGCACACGCACAGCTCCCATCGCCACAGCTCCCATCTTCCCTTCTCCACAGAGAGGCACCAACCTTAGAGAACCATCAGTCTGCAGAGAGCCAGCAGCGGGGCTGGCCCCCCAAATCTGGCTCTGTTTTAAGCTTTCTCCTCTCCTACAGGCTTTCTGCGTGTGCAGTCTGTCCCTGGAAGCCACTGGATCCCATCGGATGTACACATGAATtagacaagaaaaataaaacagtggtTAAAAGTTCTCTAACACCCCGTCCTCCTCTCATCTTCTGAAGAGTCAACGACAAACAGACACGGATAAAACTAAACCTGCCCTCCTCCCCACCTCAAGACAACAAGAGTTACTGAGACACGAAACATGTTATCTTGTACCCTCGGGATTACATCTAGAAGGGAAGTTTAGGGGCGCGGGGAGCGCGGGGGGAGGCGGTGTCCGCGGGGCGCAGTCCGCTTAGTTCTTGTACTCAAAAGGCTCGTCCCCGGTTTCGTTGAGGAGACACGTGCGGACCAGGGCCTCTGTCACGGCGTAGGGGTCACAGTTGGCGGAGGGCCGGCGGTCCTCGAAGTAGCCCTTCTTCTCGTGGCCCACGTTGCGCGGGATGCGGATGCTGGCGCCGCGGTTGGCCACGCCGGCCGAGAACTCGTTGATGTTGGACGTCTCGTGGAAGCCGGTCAGGCGCCGGGCATTGTCCAGCCCCCCCTTGGGGTCGTAGGCACGGATGTGGTACTGGTGGCGCTTGCTCAGCTTCTCGATGGCCTCCTCGATGTGCCtgcggagggagggagggacaggggacggCACAGTGAGGCACGGCACGAGCTGAACCCCTCTGTCGTGTCGAGGTGACGGAGAGATTCATCGCCGTCCCCAAGCCACTTCGTGACGATGCCTTGTGCCCCACAACCCGCTCGGCTGCTCATCCCAGCACAGGGTGTCTCTCCACTCCTGCTGCTGACCCAGAAAAAGGGTCCTTGTGGCTAAATCCCACAGGCTCCCTAAGGAGTGCTGTCTGTGAGACACCACCAGTTAAAACTTCCCGCTTCCACCCGCTCTCGGAGGGGAGAGCTCTCAACACTGGAGTTCACAAAGCTCAGAGTCATGGGCTGTCCTGTTATATCAGGGCATCACTAAGATTAAGGCAAGAAAACAGAGCTGCCTGAGGGATGGATCcccccacacagctccagtgaCACGGGGTCCCTGACTGCACTCAGCACAGCAGTCCCATGCAGGATCTCTCAGTTTGCACCTTTAGGATGTTCATCTTTTAAGAAAACATGGCAGCCTTGCCCAGATGAAGCGAATGGTCTTTCTCTTTCATCATGgctataaaaatataatttaaaaagccTGGTGctgagtttgtttgtttgttcccagcactgggaggtCAGGAGCTGTTAGGGATAGCTGCATCCTGGACTTCCACCAGTACTGCTGGAGCTGTACTTCTGGCTGAATTGCCCACCAAGCATCAAGATGAGAATGtatcattataaaaaaaaatacatattaagaaaaaaagaaaccacaaaaacagaacaaccagaaaaaaaaaaaaaacccatccagAAGACTGGGATGTCACGCCAAGCACCAGAGCAACAAGTCCCGTGTCATCCAAAGCGCTGCAAAATCCTGCAGCCCAGTAAAGAACCCAAACACTTACTTGAGACCTCCTTCTTCCCTCATGCTCTTGGTGCTGAAGTTGGTGTGGCAGCCAGCACCGTTCCAGTTcccagggatgggtttgggatcgAAGGACACCACGACCCCGAAGTCCTCGCACACCCGGTGCAGGATGAAGCGCGCGATCCAGAGGTGATCCCCCATCTCAATCCCTTCGCATGGTCCCACCTGGAACTCCCACTGCAAGGAGGAGGCGTCACGGGCTCAGTGGGGTGGAGACAGGCACCTCCCACCCCCTGATGCTGGGCACAGCcacacagctcccactgcctgGGGCTTTTTCCACTCTCTCGCTCCATGAGGTGTCTTAGAATGGTTTTACCTGGGCTGGCATCACTTCTGCGTTGGTTCCTCCGATTTTCACGCCGGCATAGAGGCACGCTCGGTAGTGGGCCTCCACAATGTCCCTGCCATAGGCTTTGTCCGCCCCTACACCGCAGTAATAGGGACCTGCAACAGCACAGGGGAACATCAGCCTCAACAGGGAAGAACACTGACATTCCATGAAGACCCAGCACGCACAGAGAACTCTTCAAACGCCCCAAGATCTGCTTTTCGTGGAAGAACTTGCAGGGTAGAACGCTGACAGAGAGCAAGTTCCCCCTGAGTTTAAGTCTCCCCCTGAGTTTAAGTCCCCTGCAGACCAACAAACCAAGTAGCAAATTTGGAGGTGGCCAATCCCCACCTCAGCCTTTCTGCAACGAATTTAATCTCGTGGTTAGTTTTTGGCAATCTCCCGCTTTCTACTGTCCACCTTCGGTTCTAGGAACACCTTGGATCCCTCAGCTCAAGCTGTGCCACACAGATTTCAGTTCAAACATTCCTGACTTGGTCCAGGCTCCCAAAAGATTACCTTGGGGTCCAGGGAAGCCATTGGAAGGCCAGCCAAATGGATGTCCATCTGTCCCCAGGAGAGTGtactcctgctccatcccaaaccaggGGTGCTGGTTGGACACCATGTCCATAATCCTCCTGCAGGTGTGCCGGAGATTTGACTCTGGAACGGAAAAGCGACACGAGGCTCATGAGCACCTCCACTCCCCACTTCCACTTATTTTACAGTTTGAGTCCCAGCAGCGTTGAAGAATCCCAAGCCCAGCCCTTTGTCCATCACCAGCACTTCCTTTGCCCTGTCCTTTCAAGGCAGGGGTTATTTCTGTGTCATGCTAAGGGCACAGACAGCACTCGGGCAGGTCTCCCATTCCCCTTCCCGGGAACACCACCTCCaccaggagaagggagaaggtcCTTTCATTCACCTGCAGACTGGCGGTTGTATTTGAAGACCTCGCAGAGAACGAGTTTATTGGGGTCCTTGCGGAAAGGGTCCCGGAACATGGCAGCAGGTCGCAGGTACATGTCACTGTTGGAGCCTTCGGACTGGTAGGTGCTGGAGCCATCAAAATTCCACTCAGGGAGATCTGGAGCAAAGAGAGGAACCAGCCACAGTGATCCAGGGTCCCTGGTCCCCAGGATGGGCTCCCTGCCACCCTCCAGTGAGACAGAGGTGAAGATGGTCATAGGGAATAGGTTTAGTCCCAGCTCAGCTGGTTTTGTTCCAAGTgggagaagcaaaaaaaaaaaaaaaaaacaaaccaaaaaaaaccctcaaaaaaaccccaaacaagcaaaaagcCACAGGAGTGCAACCCCCCAGCCACCCTGGGAAATAACAAGTTGCTGGGCCGCTGGCCAAGCCCGAGCAAACAGAGTAGCACTGAGGACATTTCCCATGTCACAACAACCACAAGGATGAGCAAAGCAGCCGGTCCCCTTGGCTAGGAGGGGGCAGACCATGTGCCATCTCACAGCTGTGGGAATGAGGGGAGCCATGGAATACCCTCAATCACGCTACCAAGGCCTGAGGAAAAGAGGTGGAATCTCATCTGGAAAGGGAGTGTGGCCCCTCGCCTCCAGGTCAAAACCCAGAACTCCACCCGGGCAATGTTATCTCCTCCACATCCcagggggaaagagggaggatGGCAAGCACAAAGATTTCCAAGGAGCTGTGCCAACCACTCCCtcagagggaaaagggggaaaggagagaggggaaagaagaagaagaagaaggagaagaaaaaaaaaaaaaaggaaagaaaaaaagataattctGCTCAGTCACACacagtattttcatttcataacTGTCTCCAGCCAGCTCCATGGCAACCTGGGGAAAATCCTAATGCTATTATTGTGTAAGCTGGGACTGTTTGTTCTGAGGGACACAAGCTCTTAATTACACCGGATAGCTCCATTCTTTCCCCTGCACTTTCTTCTGCCAAACTACTTCCGGCCAAAACGAGTACTCGAGAGTCAATGGGCAGCCGAGcccctgccaacagcccccagcccctgccaacagcccctcCACAGCGGGGACAGCAGCACGGACGGGCTCCCAGCCCTGAAACTCCCTGAAACTCCACATCTGGAGAGCTGGGAACGCTCCCCTGCGGTATCTGGGGGAAGAGGTAACTGGAAGGGCGCGAGGAGAAATGTCTTCCCCAAAAGCCATCCTTCTGCTACTGGAGGAGAGAAATGGCATCCTTCCTCCACCTGGTGAGGGGCTACGAGTGCTGCACCTGCCCTCTCACCTTCCAGGCTCTTGGGCTCGTGGTCCAGTGTGCGGGTTTTGCAGCGGAGGTGCTCCCCGGTGCCGTCGATCCAGATGTACATGGCCTGGACCTTCTCCCCCTGCGGCAGCTTCATGTACATGTGCTTGATGGCTTTGCTCAGGTGGGAGCTCGCTGAGGTGGCCATGGCTGCGGTCCTGACGAGGGGGTTCCTGCAGGGGGGAAGCACAGACAGCCCCTGCTGTGAGCCCTTTCCTGCGTTGCCACATTTTTcagccccccctccccaccccaaggCCAGGGAGGAGCACGGGACAGCTCggccacagggctggctgcCATCTCCAGCGGTTCCCTGTCATTCCTCAGGGAGAACACACAGCAGATGCCGGCAGCCAGGAAAGCCCTGCTCCAGAATCCCTTCAAAAGAGTCCCATTAATACCCAAACCCCTGCTAATAAACCAGAGCAATAGACTTCCAAAGGGCTCCTTAGCCCCACGTGAACTTTTCACCTCCCCGCTCCGCTCCAGAGCGAGGCTAACGCAAGGAAAGCTTAGCTGGGGCTTTCTTAATAAATCTGCATCATCAAGGAGGGTTTTTCTGCCCCAGCTGCCTTCTCAGCCCGGCCGAGGCTATCCAAGCCCggtcccagggcagcaggaaaagcaacaGGCAGCACCCCAGGCAGCGATGGGGAGGCGGGATGGGCCGGAGTGGCTCCAGGACCAGTGGGTGCGAGCTGCAGCATCCCCGGAGCCCCGGGAGCCGGGCTCCCAGCGCCAGCCAGCCCACTCGCGTCCGACCCACAGCACCGGGCTCCGCGCGTGTTttcagggagctgggaaatgccAACAGTGTGGAAACGCGGACTGACTCGGGAAGTCGCTCCAACATCCTGTTGGccggcggggggcggggggctcGGGATGAGCCGCCCCCAGCCCACCCCGCTGCGGCTCCCACCGCCGCGCTGCCCTGCCAGGAGCATCCCCCACGCCTGCGACCGAGTCCCAGcgctgcagggagcagctgaaggGCTGGGGGGCggaggtgaaagaaaaaaaaacaaaccacccaCAAAAACTGCAAAGGGAATGTTTTCGACAGCAAAACTCAAGCTGCCACTTCCTCCCACCTCCCCTTCCCCCAGAAGGAGGAATTTTCCCTTGGAAGGTCTGGCCGCCGGGGctgcctcccctgccctgccgtGCACGGAGGGGTTGCGGCGGGTGTTGGGCAGCGGcacccccctgtccccgtgtccccccgggcCGGTACCTGGGCTCGGCGCTGGCTgcgggcgggcgcggggctccCACGCTCGGCTCCCggggccgcgcccgccgcccctTTATGGCGGAgcagcgccggccccgccgcacgGATTGGGCAGCGGGGCGGGACGGGGGGGACCCGGGAGGGGGGACAGGGCCACCACCCcgcctccctcctccttcctcctcctctttctcctccgCCCGTTCCGGCGGCATCGCGGCCCGGCCGACCCCGGCAAAGAGGGGAGCGCTGCCGCTTCGCCCCGGCTTGGAGGGGGTGGGTGGGTGCGGAAAACTGAGGGAAGAGGGGGCAGAAAGCGGagggtttgggtgggttttgggtgttttgaaGTGACCGGAAAAGCAAGCCCTCGTCGCTGGGCAGGCGGGAGCGGATCCAGCGCTTTCCGCAGCGTTTACATGAGCGGCTGCCTTGGCACAGCTCGCAGGGATGGGGACCGGCCGCCCCGGGGACAGGGGGAGCCACCGGGGCTCCAGCGAGGCTTTGGCTCGGTGCTCACTCttgggagggggaaaagagccTCGGTGCCCGGTTTCTCCTCCTTGGAGCAGCTcacagactccagcacctggaTTTGCAGAGCCTCGCTGCAAGGCGCAGGATCGCTCAGTGTCACTGGAGGGAGGTGAAATCCCCCGGCCCCACCATGGCAGCACCCAGCACAACGCAGGCAGTGCCCAGTATTTTTCCAG is a window from the Poecile atricapillus isolate bPoeAtr1 chromosome 7, bPoeAtr1.hap1, whole genome shotgun sequence genome containing:
- the GLUL gene encoding glutamine synthetase isoform X2; the encoded protein is MGLLRSVQCLLTARASSYCLPALGGFVSPLKRSRGDRSATAACTRNPLVRTAAMATSASSHLSKAIKHMYMKLPQGEKVQAMYIWIDGTGEHLRCKTRTLDHEPKSLEDLPEWNFDGSSTYQSEGSNSDMYLRPAAMFRDPFRKDPNKLVLCEVFKYNRQSAESNLRHTCRRIMDMVSNQHPWFGMEQEYTLLGTDGHPFGWPSNGFPGPQGPYYCGVGADKAYGRDIVEAHYRACLYAGVKIGGTNAEVMPAQWEFQVGPCEGIEMGDHLWIARFILHRVCEDFGVVVSFDPKPIPGNWNGAGCHTNFSTKSMREEGGLKHIEEAIEKLSKRHQYHIRAYDPKGGLDNARRLTGFHETSNINEFSAGVANRGASIRIPRNVGHEKKGYFEDRRPSANCDPYAVTEALVRTCLLNETGDEPFEYKN
- the GLUL gene encoding glutamine synthetase isoform X1; this translates as MATSASSHLSKAIKHMYMKLPQGEKVQAMYIWIDGTGEHLRCKTRTLDHEPKSLEDLPEWNFDGSSTYQSEGSNSDMYLRPAAMFRDPFRKDPNKLVLCEVFKYNRQSAESNLRHTCRRIMDMVSNQHPWFGMEQEYTLLGTDGHPFGWPSNGFPGPQGPYYCGVGADKAYGRDIVEAHYRACLYAGVKIGGTNAEVMPAQWEFQVGPCEGIEMGDHLWIARFILHRVCEDFGVVVSFDPKPIPGNWNGAGCHTNFSTKSMREEGGLKHIEEAIEKLSKRHQYHIRAYDPKGGLDNARRLTGFHETSNINEFSAGVANRGASIRIPRNVGHEKKGYFEDRRPSANCDPYAVTEALVRTCLLNETGDEPFEYKN